The following proteins are encoded in a genomic region of Penaeus chinensis breed Huanghai No. 1 chromosome 10, ASM1920278v2, whole genome shotgun sequence:
- the LOC125029981 gene encoding uncharacterized protein LOC125029981 codes for MAKTLLLALGVMAMAAGWAEATTISVPADNPKYPGKCWTDTEPVDKGGYFYLPDCVRVRCHRTEHGMRLDYETCPIQGPRTTCTAVADLRHKYPYCCPRLICG; via the exons ATGGCGAAGACGTTGCTGTTGGCGCTGGGCGTGATGGCGATGGCCGCCGGCTGGGCCGAAGCTACCACGATCTCGGTCCCAGCTGACAATCCTA AATACCCAGGGAAGTGCTGGACTGATACAGAGCCTGTCGACAAAGGGGGCTACTTTTACCTGCCCGACTGTGTGCGAGTTCGCTGCCACCGCACCGAACACGGAATGCGGCTCGACTACGAAAC ATGCCCGATCCAGGGTCCTAGGACTACCTGTACAGCTGTGGCTGATTTGCGTCACAAGTATCCCTATTGTTGCCCCAGACTCATCTGCGGCTAA
- the LOC125029997 gene encoding U-scoloptoxin(16)-Cw1a-like — protein MAKTLLLALGVMAMAAGWAEATTISVAAEHPRFPGLCWTETGPIKPNDFFYLPHCTRGHCYRDESGMVINYETCPPVQQKEGCLVGADLKHNYPGCCPRLLCN, from the exons ATGGCGAAGACGTTGCTGTTGGCGCTGGGCGTGATGGCGATGGCCGCCGGCTGGGCCGAAGCTACCACGATCTCGGTCGCAGCGGAGCATCCCA GATTTCCAGGATTGTGCTGGACTGAGACGGGGCCTATCAAGCCAAACGACTTCTTTTATTTGCCCCACTGTACACGAGGGCATTGCTACCGTGACGAATCTGGAATGGTGATCAATTATGAAAC TTGCCCGCCGGTGCAGCAAAAAGAAGGCTGTTTAGTGGGAGCGGATTTGAAGCATAATTACCCCGGCTGCTGCCCCAGACTCCTGTGCAACTAG